One Tunturibacter gelidoferens genomic region harbors:
- the msrP gene encoding protein-methionine-sulfoxide reductase catalytic subunit MsrP, translated as MLLPKSPSLEATIRSSEITPQHVFEQHQQTRRRFLTSAATLGAAALAARTIPSLINPPTTVHAAGEPLKTIPSKYTLDDPQTPLAKASSYNNFYEYGTDKSDPSHEAYRLQTRPWPIQITGMVKKPQTINIDDLIHYRPLESRIYRHRCVEAWSMIIPWDGYSLSEFINFCQPLPSAKYVQFFSYNNKKVMPDEPSGYDWPYREGLRMDEAMNPLTLLTFGCYGQVLPNQNGAPVRVIVPWKYGFKSAKSIVRFHFTDKQPETTWNEADGGEYGFYSNVNPNYDNARWSQAHERRLDTSLLPRNIPTQMFNGYGDQVASLYAGMDLKKFY; from the coding sequence ATGCTTCTCCCCAAATCTCCCAGCCTCGAAGCCACCATCCGCTCCTCCGAGATCACCCCCCAGCACGTCTTCGAGCAGCATCAACAGACCCGCCGCCGCTTCCTCACCTCCGCCGCCACCCTCGGCGCCGCCGCCCTCGCCGCCCGCACCATCCCCTCCCTCATCAACCCTCCAACAACGGTGCACGCAGCTGGCGAGCCGCTCAAAACAATCCCCAGCAAGTACACCCTCGACGACCCGCAAACTCCCCTCGCCAAGGCCAGCTCCTACAACAATTTTTACGAGTACGGCACCGACAAATCCGACCCCTCCCACGAAGCCTACCGCCTCCAGACCCGCCCGTGGCCCATACAGATCACCGGCATGGTCAAAAAGCCCCAGACCATCAACATCGACGACCTCATCCACTACCGCCCGCTCGAATCGCGCATCTACCGTCACCGCTGCGTCGAAGCCTGGTCCATGATCATCCCCTGGGACGGCTACTCCCTCTCCGAGTTCATCAACTTCTGTCAGCCTCTCCCCAGCGCAAAATACGTCCAGTTCTTCTCCTACAACAACAAAAAAGTTATGCCCGACGAGCCCTCCGGCTACGACTGGCCCTATCGCGAAGGCCTCCGCATGGACGAGGCCATGAACCCCCTCACCCTCCTCACCTTCGGCTGCTACGGCCAGGTCCTGCCCAACCAGAACGGAGCTCCCGTCCGCGTCATCGTCCCCTGGAAGTACGGCTTCAAATCCGCGAAGTCCATCGTCCGCTTCCACTTCACCGACAAGCAGCCCGAGACCACCTGGAACGAAGCCGATGGCGGCGAGTACGGCTTCTACTCCAACGTCAATCCCAACTACGACAACGCCCGCTGGTCCCAGGCCCACGAGCGCCGCCTCGACACAAGCCTCCTCCCCCGCAACATCCCCACTCAAATGTTCAACGGCTACGGCGACCAAGTAGCCAGCCTCTACGCCGGCATGGACCTCAAAAAATTTTATTGA
- a CDS encoding DUF2235 domain-containing protein, with translation MAKNIVICCDGTGNAYGDNNSNVVKLYQTLLIDGKRQVGYYHPGVGTEGSPNSTNRLTAALSIVAGLAFGAGLLGNVSDAYRYLMDVYEQGDNVYLFGFSRGAFTARAIAGVLQMFGLLCPGNDGLIPYVVKMYARRSRKAGGMTHTFHVAEGFKATFCRPCPLHLVGVWDTVSSVGWIWDPLKLPYTGRNPDMANGRHAISIDERRCYFRNNLWGDPFDGQSIKQVWFAGVHSDIGGSYPSAEAGLSQVTLQWMLCEAISLGLLVNPNQANQILAEVTPSTEVAPNPAQRQHNSLTGFWWILEIFPHSYYDAATKKKRWRIPLGARRAIPPGSVIHETVWQKLAVDSSYRPPNLPSDWSTNPAWRNNAEPDSPFNCSSTGSRAESAEAN, from the coding sequence ATGGCGAAGAACATCGTTATCTGCTGCGATGGCACCGGCAACGCGTATGGCGATAACAACTCCAATGTCGTCAAGCTCTACCAAACACTCCTCATCGACGGGAAGCGGCAGGTCGGCTACTATCATCCCGGCGTTGGCACCGAAGGCTCTCCCAACTCAACCAACAGGCTGACCGCCGCACTCTCCATCGTTGCGGGTCTGGCCTTCGGAGCAGGTCTCTTGGGCAATGTCTCCGATGCCTATCGCTACCTGATGGACGTCTACGAACAGGGCGACAACGTCTACCTCTTCGGCTTCAGCAGAGGAGCCTTTACGGCACGCGCCATCGCGGGCGTCCTTCAGATGTTCGGCCTTCTCTGCCCCGGCAACGATGGACTCATCCCCTACGTCGTCAAGATGTACGCGAGACGAAGCCGCAAGGCCGGCGGCATGACCCACACCTTCCACGTCGCCGAAGGCTTCAAAGCAACCTTCTGCCGACCATGCCCTTTGCACCTGGTTGGTGTGTGGGACACGGTCAGCTCGGTGGGTTGGATATGGGATCCCCTGAAGCTGCCGTACACCGGACGCAACCCCGATATGGCCAATGGCCGCCACGCCATCTCCATCGACGAGCGCCGCTGCTACTTCCGCAATAATCTCTGGGGGGACCCCTTCGACGGCCAGAGCATCAAGCAGGTCTGGTTCGCCGGTGTCCACTCAGACATTGGCGGCTCCTATCCCAGCGCCGAGGCCGGCCTTTCGCAAGTCACGTTGCAGTGGATGCTCTGCGAAGCCATCTCACTCGGTCTGCTGGTCAATCCCAACCAGGCAAATCAGATTCTCGCAGAAGTAACTCCCTCCACTGAGGTGGCTCCGAATCCCGCACAGCGCCAACATAACTCCCTTACGGGGTTTTGGTGGATCCTCGAAATATTTCCTCACTCCTATTACGACGCAGCGACCAAGAAAAAGAGGTGGCGCATCCCTCTCGGCGCTCGCAGAGCGATCCCACCTGGCTCTGTTATTCACGAAACAGTTTGGCAAAAGCTCGCTGTCGATTCGTCCTATCGCCCGCCCAATCTGCCCAGCGACTGGAGCACGAATCCCGCCTGGAGAAATAATGCGGAGCCTGACAGTCCATTCAACTGCTCGAGCACTGGCTCGCGTGCGGAGAGCGCAGAAGCGAACTAG
- a CDS encoding DUF1800 domain-containing protein, whose translation MRRFLPILLALSVAAPACPQTQPSPKPSPKPTKPKAANPPKSAPLIPLTQQERAQQFLNRFTFGPRPGDLEKVIALTPEKWFEQQLNPASIPDAALDHRLADYTTLNLQPDQALQLFPDHFTIAITAEGKRPYPTDPLLLAMYEVQVYKLNKDIDSKKTNAKGQLIIPPPTDAEAAAQKKSDQDTAARIAGELFALPKNQRMAALIKLSVPERIAFTTYVAGDQKNLLLADFNPREREIFNGMAANIGAPHYIVDELSQAKILRAILSERQLQEVMDDFWFNHFNIFIGKDSDTWYTTSYERDAIRKHALGKFRDLLLATAQSPAMMVYLDNWLSIGPDSQANGVNPANPNSKKGNHGLNENYGREVMELHTVGVNGGYTQADVTALAAVLTGWTVDRANQGGPFQYDYKKHEPGPKQWLKRTISSEPVLPNASPAATQVGMKEGIEALTALAADPHTAHFISYKLAQRFVADDPPPALVDRMAASYLATDGDIKAILRTLVQSPEFNSKKYFRNKVKTPMEFVASAFRTTATDPANPGALVNTLKTMGMPLYYALPPTGYYITADQWMNSTALVDRLNFAYSLTGSKFANQKFDSAHVLALGLMSQPASSPSPQMSETEKSNRAKFSEALLSAEIHNGTTNQPPPDAAGQDIALHVLEDTLIGNDVSAQTNQLIHKQITEIPTTNSTDTLNLLTALVMGSPEFQLR comes from the coding sequence ATGCGAAGGTTCTTACCGATTCTCCTTGCTTTATCCGTCGCCGCGCCAGCCTGCCCGCAAACGCAACCTTCGCCCAAACCCTCCCCCAAGCCCACCAAACCCAAGGCCGCCAACCCGCCCAAATCCGCCCCACTCATCCCCCTCACCCAGCAGGAACGAGCCCAGCAGTTCCTCAACCGCTTCACCTTCGGCCCCCGCCCCGGCGACCTCGAAAAAGTAATCGCCCTCACCCCCGAAAAGTGGTTCGAGCAGCAACTCAACCCCGCTTCCATCCCCGACGCCGCCCTCGACCACCGCCTCGCCGACTACACCACCCTCAACCTCCAGCCCGACCAGGCCCTCCAGCTCTTCCCCGACCACTTCACCATCGCCATCACCGCCGAAGGCAAGCGCCCCTACCCCACCGACCCCCTCCTCCTCGCCATGTACGAGGTTCAGGTCTACAAACTGAACAAGGACATCGACAGTAAAAAGACCAACGCAAAGGGCCAGCTCATCATCCCCCCACCCACCGACGCCGAAGCCGCCGCCCAGAAGAAATCCGACCAGGACACGGCCGCCCGCATCGCCGGAGAGCTCTTCGCCCTCCCTAAAAATCAACGGATGGCCGCGCTGATCAAGCTCTCCGTCCCCGAGCGCATCGCCTTCACCACCTACGTCGCCGGAGACCAAAAAAATCTCTTGCTAGCCGACTTCAACCCCCGCGAGCGCGAGATCTTCAACGGCATGGCTGCGAACATCGGTGCGCCCCACTACATCGTCGATGAGCTATCCCAGGCCAAGATCCTCCGCGCCATCCTCAGCGAGCGCCAACTGCAGGAGGTCATGGACGACTTCTGGTTCAACCACTTCAACATCTTCATCGGCAAAGACTCCGACACCTGGTACACCACCAGCTACGAACGCGACGCCATCCGCAAACACGCCCTCGGCAAGTTCCGCGATCTCCTCCTAGCCACTGCCCAAAGCCCGGCAATGATGGTCTACCTCGACAACTGGCTCTCTATCGGCCCCGACTCCCAGGCCAACGGCGTCAACCCCGCCAACCCCAACTCGAAGAAGGGCAACCACGGCCTCAACGAGAACTACGGTAGGGAAGTCATGGAACTCCACACCGTAGGCGTCAACGGTGGCTACACCCAGGCCGACGTTACCGCACTCGCCGCCGTCCTCACCGGCTGGACCGTCGATCGCGCCAACCAGGGTGGCCCCTTCCAGTACGACTACAAAAAACACGAACCCGGCCCCAAGCAATGGCTGAAGCGCACCATCTCCTCAGAGCCTGTCCTACCCAATGCATCTCCAGCGGCGACGCAAGTCGGCATGAAAGAGGGAATCGAAGCTCTCACCGCCCTTGCCGCTGACCCACACACCGCGCACTTCATCAGTTACAAATTAGCTCAGCGCTTCGTCGCCGACGACCCACCACCTGCTCTCGTCGACCGCATGGCCGCCAGCTATCTCGCCACCGACGGAGACATCAAAGCCATCCTCCGCACCCTCGTCCAATCCCCTGAGTTCAACTCGAAGAAGTACTTCCGCAACAAGGTGAAGACTCCGATGGAGTTCGTCGCCTCCGCCTTCCGCACCACCGCCACCGACCCGGCGAACCCAGGCGCCCTAGTCAATACCCTGAAGACGATGGGTATGCCCCTCTACTACGCGCTTCCCCCAACCGGCTACTACATCACCGCAGACCAGTGGATGAACTCCACCGCTCTTGTAGACCGCCTCAACTTCGCCTACTCCCTCACCGGCAGCAAGTTTGCCAATCAAAAGTTCGACTCAGCCCACGTTCTCGCGCTCGGCCTCATGTCTCAACCCGCCAGTTCACCATCTCCACAGATGTCCGAGACCGAAAAATCCAACCGCGCAAAGTTCTCCGAGGCTCTCCTCTCCGCCGAGATCCACAACGGCACCACGAACCAGCCCCCACCCGATGCAGCCGGCCAGGACATAGCCCTCCACGTCCTCGAAGACACGCTCATCGGTAACGACGTTTCCGCCCAGACCAATCAACTCATCCATAAGCAAATCACCGAAATTCCCACTACCAACTCCACCGACACCCTCAACCTGCTGACCGCTCTCGTCATGGGCAGCCCCGAGTTCCAACTCCGCTAA
- a CDS encoding ribonuclease HII, producing MASTPSTRAPRTVTAATAKQRMLKMLVCSDAPEQALRYYGFQRIAGVDEVGRGALFGPVVAAAVILPECLDELANAGLKDSKQMTREERESLNQQIRGMALAVCVAEVDAETIDRVNIYQATRMAMLAAVKGLTLAPDHLLIDAMRLDHPCRQTKLIYGDALSLSIAAASVIAKVHRDALMRELDAVHPGYGLASHKGYGTPEHRRALAEIGPCALHRRSFAPVRGVDPDAELEQAMSADLLFEDADLDAGLEEAEWA from the coding sequence ATGGCTTCGACTCCCTCCACTCGTGCTCCCCGAACGGTGACTGCTGCTACCGCAAAGCAGCGCATGTTGAAGATGCTTGTTTGCAGCGATGCGCCAGAGCAGGCTCTGCGGTATTACGGTTTTCAACGAATCGCCGGGGTGGATGAGGTGGGGCGTGGGGCGCTGTTTGGGCCGGTGGTGGCGGCTGCGGTGATTCTGCCGGAGTGCCTCGACGAGTTGGCGAACGCAGGATTGAAAGATTCCAAGCAGATGACACGGGAGGAGCGCGAGTCTCTCAACCAGCAGATACGCGGGATGGCGCTTGCGGTTTGTGTGGCGGAGGTCGATGCCGAGACGATCGATCGGGTGAACATCTACCAAGCTACACGGATGGCAATGCTGGCTGCGGTGAAGGGACTGACGCTCGCGCCGGATCATTTGCTGATCGATGCTATGCGGCTCGATCATCCCTGTCGGCAAACGAAGCTGATCTATGGCGACGCGCTTAGCCTTTCGATTGCCGCCGCTTCGGTGATTGCGAAGGTGCATCGTGATGCGTTGATGCGTGAACTGGACGCTGTGCATCCGGGATACGGACTGGCTTCGCATAAGGGATATGGGACGCCAGAGCATCGGCGGGCGTTGGCTGAGATTGGGCCGTGTGCGCTGCACAGGAGGAGCTTCGCGCCGGTGCGCGGGGTCGATCCGGATGCTGAGTTGGAACAAGCGATGTCGGCTGACCTTCTGTTTGAAGATGCCGATCTGGATGCAGGCCTGGAGGAAGCTGAGTGGGCTTGA
- a CDS encoding GNAT family N-acetyltransferase translates to MAEIRAAAGEDAGAIAHVHVESWRTTYAGIVPEAYLASLNVAEREASWREWLTLDVDVFVAEVDGDVVGFVGGGAIREPVEEFDAELFAIYLLREAQRRGIGTALLRRLAVSLKARGFRSMVAWVLEDNSSGGFYSRSGAVRVASKEMEVGGVMLLVVAYGWVDLGMIGAGVW, encoded by the coding sequence ATGGCAGAGATTCGCGCGGCGGCGGGTGAGGATGCGGGCGCGATTGCCCATGTGCACGTTGAGAGTTGGAGGACGACGTATGCGGGGATTGTGCCGGAGGCGTACCTGGCAAGTCTGAATGTGGCGGAGCGCGAGGCCTCGTGGCGGGAGTGGCTGACGCTTGATGTCGATGTGTTTGTTGCCGAGGTGGACGGCGACGTTGTTGGGTTTGTCGGTGGCGGTGCGATACGGGAGCCTGTGGAGGAGTTCGACGCGGAGTTGTTTGCGATCTATCTGCTGCGGGAGGCGCAGAGGCGTGGGATTGGGACGGCTCTTCTGAGGAGGCTGGCTGTGTCGTTGAAGGCGAGAGGGTTCAGGAGCATGGTGGCGTGGGTGCTCGAGGACAACTCTTCTGGTGGCTTCTATTCGCGGTCGGGTGCGGTGCGGGTGGCTTCGAAGGAGATGGAAGTGGGTGGGGTGATGCTGCTTGTGGTGGCTTATGGGTGGGTTGATCTTGGGATGATTGGGGCAGGTGTTTGGTAG
- a CDS encoding sulfite oxidase heme-binding subunit YedZ: MSKRAIILLKVLIHLLCLAPIAWLWHFFTSGGLALNADPVNYITHFTGDWTLYLLFTSLAITPIRRLATSLGFLIRFRRLIGLYAFFYATLHLATYIFLFSGYDLQTALTGLRSGHPGELVTQWKLIWPRMVDDVLKRRFIQVGLFAWLLLLALACTSPAFIMRAMGGKNWQRLHRLVYLAAIAGIVHFWWLVKKGNNAPWKDTAVLTILLLARVAYTALKRLKKPTPIPARPSSV; this comes from the coding sequence ATGTCCAAGCGCGCCATCATCCTCCTCAAAGTCCTCATACATCTTCTCTGCCTCGCCCCCATCGCATGGCTTTGGCACTTCTTCACCTCAGGCGGCCTCGCCCTCAACGCCGACCCTGTCAACTACATCACCCACTTCACCGGCGACTGGACCCTCTACCTCCTCTTCACCTCTCTCGCCATCACCCCCATCCGCCGCCTCGCCACCAGCCTCGGCTTCCTCATCCGCTTCCGCCGCCTCATCGGCCTCTACGCCTTTTTCTACGCCACCCTCCATCTCGCAACCTACATCTTCCTCTTCTCCGGCTACGACCTTCAGACCGCCCTCACCGGTCTCCGCTCCGGACATCCCGGCGAGCTCGTCACCCAATGGAAGCTCATCTGGCCCCGCATGGTCGACGACGTCCTCAAGCGCCGATTCATCCAGGTAGGCCTCTTCGCCTGGCTCCTCCTCCTGGCCCTGGCCTGCACCTCACCCGCCTTCATCATGCGCGCCATGGGAGGCAAGAACTGGCAGCGCCTCCATCGCCTCGTCTATCTCGCCGCCATCGCCGGTATCGTCCACTTCTGGTGGCTCGTCAAAAAAGGCAACAACGCCCCATGGAAGGACACCGCAGTCCTCACCATCCTTCTCCTCGCCCGCGTAGCCTACACCGCCCTAAAGCGCCTCAAAAAGCCCACCCCCATCCCCGCCCGCCCCAGCTCCGTCTAG
- the pdxH gene encoding pyridoxamine 5'-phosphate oxidase, which yields MSEIDVENAVDPIALFGLWMKDAERDELNDPNAVALATATREGVPSVRMVLLKRFDAQGFCFYTNAESQKGAELKENPRAAMCFHWKSLRRQVRISGLVTELSSEDADEYFHSRSRLSQLGAAASEQSRVVASREVLVERVKELDREFPGEIPRPAYWRGYVLRPEQIEFWKDGEGRLHDRFLFTKVGEGWRKERLFP from the coding sequence ATGAGTGAGATCGATGTTGAAAACGCGGTCGACCCAATTGCGTTATTTGGCTTGTGGATGAAGGACGCCGAGAGGGATGAGTTGAACGATCCGAATGCGGTGGCGCTGGCTACGGCTACACGGGAGGGTGTGCCGAGTGTGCGGATGGTGTTGTTGAAACGGTTCGATGCTCAAGGGTTCTGCTTCTACACTAATGCGGAGAGTCAGAAGGGTGCGGAGTTGAAGGAGAATCCGCGTGCGGCGATGTGCTTTCACTGGAAGTCGCTGCGGCGGCAGGTGCGTATCTCGGGTTTGGTGACTGAGTTGTCGAGTGAAGATGCGGATGAGTACTTTCATAGCCGGTCGCGGCTGAGTCAGCTTGGTGCCGCGGCTTCCGAACAGAGTCGCGTGGTGGCCTCTCGGGAGGTGCTGGTGGAGCGGGTGAAGGAGTTGGACCGAGAGTTTCCGGGGGAGATTCCGCGACCGGCTTACTGGCGAGGTTATGTACTCCGGCCGGAGCAAATTGAATTTTGGAAGGATGGGGAAGGACGCCTGCACGACCGATTTCTGTTTACTAAAGTCGGGGAGGGTTGGCGTAAGGAACGATTGTTTCCTTAG
- a CDS encoding PIG-L deacetylase family protein, with protein MGLKLMCVVAHPDDECYAFGGALALAADRGVETYVVCLTDGQAATNRGDAENGEALGSMRREEFRASCEVLGVTHCELMGYQDAQLEFVEFSKTAERLVERIRRFKPDVLITFGGDGGQNTHADHMMTSMLTTAAFHWAGQPKRYPKAGHPHKAQRLYYVTANFLMPDRQPAMMMPWTLTLDIRSVRERKSEAFRKHVSQAPLMEKTKEIFERYGAEEFYALAATTEPQACKLQTDLFEGLT; from the coding sequence GTGGGCTTGAAGTTGATGTGTGTCGTGGCGCATCCTGACGATGAGTGTTACGCCTTTGGCGGAGCGTTGGCGCTGGCAGCGGATCGAGGAGTTGAGACCTACGTGGTTTGCTTGACGGACGGTCAGGCAGCAACGAATCGAGGCGACGCTGAGAACGGAGAGGCGCTCGGGAGTATGCGGAGAGAAGAGTTTCGCGCCTCGTGTGAAGTGCTGGGCGTTACGCATTGTGAACTGATGGGTTACCAGGACGCGCAGCTAGAGTTTGTTGAATTCTCGAAGACCGCCGAGAGGCTGGTGGAACGGATACGGCGATTCAAGCCGGATGTCTTGATTACCTTCGGCGGTGACGGCGGCCAGAATACCCATGCTGATCATATGATGACTTCTATGCTGACAACCGCCGCGTTTCACTGGGCGGGGCAGCCAAAACGGTATCCAAAAGCGGGGCATCCGCACAAAGCCCAACGGCTGTATTACGTGACTGCAAACTTCTTGATGCCCGATCGACAGCCTGCAATGATGATGCCCTGGACCCTAACGCTGGATATCCGCTCTGTACGAGAGCGGAAGAGCGAGGCATTTCGGAAGCATGTGTCGCAGGCGCCGTTGATGGAAAAGACAAAAGAGATATTCGAGCGATATGGAGCTGAGGAGTTCTACGCCTTGGCGGCTACGACTGAGCCGCAGGCTTGCAAGTTGCAGACGGATCTGTTCGAGGGATTGACCTAG